The genomic DNA GCAATAAATGCCTTAAAAGATTGGGAAATATCTCACCGTTTTGCCGGATCAAGTGATAGAGCATCAATTAATAATATTGTTTATGACGTGATTAGAAAAAGATTATCTAGCGCTTATATAATGGATGATGATAATCCTGCTTCTCTAGTTTATGCAATTATAATCAAGGAATGGAATATCCCTTTTGAAGAAATAACTATCATATTAAAAAATGATCGTTTTGCTCCTCCTCTTCCCAAAGAATCAACTATTGCATCATTAAATTGTCGTCAATTAGAAAACGCACCTTTACATATTCAAGGAAATATTCCTGAGTGGTTACAAGCATCGATACAATCAAATTTTAAATCAAATTGGCTCTTAGAAGTCAAAGGATTATCAGAGCGTCCTCCATTAGATTTAAGAACTAATACACTAAAAGTCAGCCGTCAAAAATTATTAAAGAAACTCCAATGCTATGACATAAATTACTCGCCCATATCTAGGTTCGGACTACGTATACCTGCAACGAAAAGAACATTACGTTTACCCAATATAAAAAATGAAATTTCATTCCAGCGCGGATGGTTCGAAATACAAGATGAAGGATCACAAATAGTATCAGATCTTGCGGCAAGAAAAAGCGGTCATCAGATTCTAGATTTTTGCTCTGGCGGGGGAGGCAAAACATTAGCACTATCTATGCTATTAAACAATAAAGGGCAAATTCATGCTTGGGATAAAAACAAAAATAGAATGGCTCCCATAGTTGCTCGTATCAAGCGTTCTGGAGCCCATAATATACAACTACACAACAACTTAAAATCTTTGCAACACTTATACAAACACTTTACAACAGTTTTAGTTGACGCACCATGTTCGGGAACCGGAACATGGAGAAGGCGCCCTGAAATAAAATGGAAATTATCAATAAAAAATCTTCAAGAAAGAATCGAAGAACAAAAACATATATTGCAAGAAAGCTCAAAATTCGTACGCCCTGGCGGATATCTTATTTACATCACCTGTTCTATACTTCCCGAGGAAAATATACAGCAAATCCATATTTTTTTAGAAAATAATCCTTTTTTCAAAATTGATCCCATAATCGATGATTGGAATACATTGTACAATATAGAAGCACCCAATTCACTTTTATTAGAAAATGGATGTTGTACTCTCACACCAGCTTCAACTAATACAGATGGATTTTTCTTTTGTAGACTGAAACATCATACATAATAATTTTTATGATAAATTATATTAATAAAATAGCTTCATACAAGTATGATACAATTAGAATAATCATCTATATGACGATTAAATATCTCTTTAAAGTAAAATTACTCATTATCTACCATAAGACGTAAAATCTACCATGAGATGTAAATATATTCGTTAATATAAAATAAATAATTAACAAATAAAGCCCAAATACATAAAATTAAAGCTAATTTGACATAAAGACGGAATAAATATATGCAAAAATTTTAATTATGTCGAATTTCTCTTGGAGAAAATAATGAAATATATTTTATTTATACGTTTTTTTACTAGTATTATTATATTTTTAATTAACCCATTAAGTTTGCCTAATGCTTTAGCAGCAGTTAATCCAATTGATGTATTACAACACTATGCATATGTTGCCCATGCAAGATATGAAGACGCACTCAACAGCGCCAAACAATTAGATAATGCAATTGATGCTCTTATTGCTTTCCCATCAAAGGAAAAACTAGATGATGCGCGTCTTAAATGGATCAAAGCCCGTATTCCATATCAACAATCTGAAGTTAATCGTTTTATTAGTCCAACCATCAATGAATTGAATAAAAAAATAAATGAGTGGCCTATTGATGAAGGTTTCATAGACTATGTTGATATTTCATATATTCAAGATGACAATGAAAATGAATTATACAATGCAAATATAATAGCTAATTCAAAAATTTCTGTAAATGGACAAGAAATAGATATATCTGTTCTAACACCTGAACTAATTCGAAAATTACACGGAGCAAACGGCGTATCAAGAAACGTGACAACTGGATATCACGCAATAGAATTCCTTCTTTGGGGACAAGATCTGCAAACAAAAACTCGAAAGGCTGGAGATAGGCCTTACACAGATTTTAGCATAAAAAAATGTACGGGAGGAAATTGTAAAAAACGTGCTGATTATCTAAAGATCGCTTCCACATTGCTAATATCTGATTTGGAAAAAATGGCAAAATCTTGGAGTGCTGAAGGAGAAACAACTAAGCTTCTGATGAAAGATATAAAGTCAGGATTAAATTTGATGATCAAGGGAATGACTTATATGTCCTATGGTGAATTAGCAGGTGATCGTATGAATCTTGGCTTAGTATTACATGATCCTGAACAAGAAATAGACCGTTTTTCTGATAATACTCATGCGTCTTATTTAAATAATATCATTGGAATTGCATCTAGTTATACAGGAGAATACACTAGAATTAACAGCGAAAAAATAAGCGGCGCTTCTATTTCAGATCTTATAAGAAATAATTATAAAAATTTAGATATAGAAATAAATAATAAATTATATGATACACTAAAAGACGCATATATAATGGCAGAACATGCATCACACGTTGAATCATATGATCAAATGATTAATGACAACAATCCCATAGGGAATAAAATAGTACGTAACGTAATAGATGATCTAATTAGACAAACAGAATCATTGAGAAAGCTACGAATTGTCTTTGATCTAAAAGAAGCGGATGTGACATAAGATTTTTTCCAATATACTGCTAATTAATATACTAATAATTAATCCAATGTTTTTGATTAAAGTATTTCATACAGATAATTATTGAAAACATTGGATCATATTATATATTAAAGCATCAGTAATTTACCAAATAACTGGGCGCAATTTATAAATATTTTATACTATTGATAACGTTAAGATATCTTTCAAAAAGTAACGTGCATTTGTTATTTATGTTTAAAATAAAAATGCTAATGATTACTGCTCATTATTGATTATTTATAATATATTCATGACTCATTTTTAATATAGTTAAAAAATACATATAAAAAATATTTTCCATATAATTTAAAAATAGCCGCCTTGAAATTACACATTATGTCATAAATTTAGCTTGCAAATAATCGTAATTGTTAATTTTACTCTTGCTTCTGGATATTATTTAAGCAATATATTACTTATTGATTTTTTTATAACGACTGTTTGTTTTTAAACATAATATATCATAAGCGGGCGTAGCTCAGGGGTAGAGCACAACCTTGCCAAGGTTGGGGTCGAGGGTTCGAATCCCTTCGCCCGCTCCAATGTGTAGTAAAATTATTGTAACGGGATGTTGATAATATTTGACAGTTGTAAATGCAATAGGCATAATATACGATATATTTTGCTTGCGATCAAATTTACATTTAGTATTATAGTTTTGTAGATAAATACATCAGTATAGCTTTTTATACTATAGTAAGATATAATAGTTTACTATAATAATAAAAATATCTTCCAATATATCCATAAAAGATAGAATTATCTATCCTTCATAGTTAATTCTAACTATGGGCAAAAATATCAATATTATCCCAGCCAAGCAAATCCAATTCAGCCCTACTTGCTATAAAGTCAAAACAAGAATTAGCCAAATGCATTCTATCCAATTTCTCAAGCTTTTCAATTAATTTTTTGCGCAACGCATGAAGATAAATAACATCTGAAGCAGCATATTCTAGTTGTTCATAAGATAGAACATCAGCATCCCATTCTGATGATTGTTTTGACTTTGATATCTCAACCCCTAACATTTCTTTTAAATTATCCTTAAGTCCATGATAATTAGTGTAAGTTCTCACTAAACGAGAAGCAATTTTTGTGCAAAAAACTGGAGCAACTACAAAACCAAATTTATTCAATAATACTGCTATATCAAAACGACCATAATGAAAAATTTTTTCTCGCTTTCGATCTGAGAGCATAATCTCAAGATTAGGGGCATTTTTTTGATCCTTAGAAATCTGTATAATATCTGCAGTCCCATCTCCTGGAGATAGCTGAACAACACAAAGCCTATCTCGGCGTGGAACCAAGCCAAGTGTTTCCGTATCGACAGCAATAGCATCAGTATACATATCAATACATTCGACTGGGATATCACCATTATGAACACGTATATTAGACATAATTTATAATCTAACCTTCTTAACATTTATAAAATTATGCATCAATCACGGATCATGACAACCAAAATATTCTCAATTTAGTAGACATAAAAATTAATATATAACAAAGTCCGGATAAAATATGCATCTTTATTTTACTGATTCAATAAAAATTAAATTAATCACTAATCATCACATAATCTACAGCTTAACAAATAATATGTCGATTTAACAATCAGTTTGTTTAAATACAATGATTTAATTTCCTAATAGATAGAAAAAATAAAAAATTACATGATATAATTTAAGGGAAACTATATGTAGCAATTATTCATCATCTCTATCTAGTCTAAAGCTGTATAATTTATGAATTTACATTTTGTTAATGATAAAATTATTTTGAATAATTAATCGGCTATGAATCAAAATTATAAAAAAATTAGTAAAAATAGCACTTTTGTTTATTAAACGAACATTAAATTTTATCAACATGACATATTTTAAACAATTCTTATTCATACTGCTTCTTGCAGTTATCAAACTCCCTACTTATATGTATTATGCAATCGCATTAATATTGCGTTCATTTACTAAGTATTATTAGGGACTGCAAAAGGAAGGCTCTTTAAGAGATCCAAACAGTCTGCTTAAAAGGAGAAGTAATTATGTCAAAAGTCATAGGTATTGACCTCGGGACAACGAATTCATGCGTTGCTGTCATGGATGGAAAAAATGTACGAGTTATCGAAAACGCCGAGGGTGCTCGTACTACTCCTTCTATGATTGCTTTTACAGATGATGGGGAAAGGATAGTAGGACAACCTGCAAAACGTCAAGCTGTAACCAATCCTCATAATACAATATTTGCGGCGAAACGCCTTATAGGACGTCGTTATGATGATTCTATCATAAAAAAAGATGCTGAATTAGTGCCTTATAAAATAGTTAAAGGGAAGAAAGGAGATGCTTGGATTGAGGCTCATGGTAAACAGTACTCTCCTTCTGAAATATCAGCAATAGTCTTACAAAAAATGAAAGAAACAGCTGAAAATTTCCTAGGAGAAAAAGTGGATAAGGCAGTTATTACTGTGCCAGCGTATTTCAATGATGCCCAAAGACAAGCAACTAAGGATGCTGGTCGCATAGCTGGACTTGATGTATTGCGTATTATAAACGAACCAACAGCAGCTGCACTAGCATATGGATTAGAAAAAAAAGAAGGTAAAACCATTATAGTATTCGACTTTGGTGGGGGAACTTTTGATGTTTCAGTCTTGGAAATAGGTGACGGTGTTTTTGAAGTAAAATCAACAAACGGAGATACATTCCTAGGGGGAGAAGATTTTGATTCTTGCCTCGTAGAACATATATGTAATACATTTAAAAAAGAAAATGGCATAGACCTTAAGAAAGATACTCTTGCACTACAAAGGCTAAAAGAAGCGGCTGAAAAAGCAAAAATTGAATTATCCTCAACACAAAAAACGGAAATAAATCTTCCATTTATCTCTGCTAATAACTCAGGCGCACAGCATCTAAATATGAGTATAACACGTTCCCAATTTGAAGCTTTAGTTGGTCATCTTATACAGAAAACTATTGAACCATGTAAGAAATGTTTGGAAGATGCAGGTTTATCACCTAGTGATATTGATGAAGTGGTACTAGTTGGCGGTATGACTCGTATGCCAAAAATTCAAGAATCAGTTCAAAATTTCTTCAAAAAATCTCCTAACAAAGGAGTTAATCCTGACGAAGTTGTTGCTATGGGAGCAGCTATACAAGCGGGAGTTCTTCAGGGCGATGTAAAAGACGTTCTTTTATTAGACGTAACTCCTCTTTCTCTTGGAATTGAAACTTTGGGCGGAATTTTCACACCCCTTATTGAGCGTAATAGTACAATTCCAACAAAAAAATCACAAGTATTCTCAACCGCTAGCGATAACCAGTCAGCAGTAACAATAAGAGTAAGTCAGGGCGAAAGAAAAATGGCATCTGATAATAAGCTATTAGGGCAATTTGACTTGGTGGGCATACCTAATGCTCCTAGAGGCGTCCCTCAAATAGAAGTAACATTTGATATTGATGCTAATGGAATAGTTCATGTATCTGCAAAAGATAAAGGAACAGGAAAAGAACAGCAGATCCGAATTCAAGCTTCTGGTGGACTCTCTGAAGAAGAGATTGAGAAAATGGTAAAAGATGCAGAAATGCATTCTGAAATGGACAAGAAACGACGTGAAGACGTTGAATCAAAAAATCAAGCAGAAAGTCTGATACACTCAACAGAGCAATCACTAAAAGAACATGGTGATAAAGTATCTGAAGAAGACCGTAACTCTATCCAAGAAGCAATCGATAAGCTAAAATCTGCTGTCAATGATACAGAGTCTGATGAAAATTCCATTAAGGAAGCAACTCAAAAGCTAATGGAAGTTTCTATGAATCTTGGAAAGGCTATATATGAAGCACAAGAGAAACAAGCTAAAACAGAAAATTCCTCTCAGGATTCTACTAATGAAAAGGAGGATACGAAACCTTCCAAGGATGATATAATTGATGCAGATTATGAAGAAATAAAAGATGAAAAGAAAAAAACCTAATATTTCTTAATAAAAATCATTAAGTCATTAGAAGAAATCCGGCTGTGTCACAACAACCGGATTTCCATTATTTAAGGATAACTTTAGTATGAAAAAAGCTGATTACTATAAAATACTAGGTGTAGATCGTAATGCCAGCGATCGAGAGCTTAAAGCTGCATTTCGAAATATGGCAATGAAATATCATCCGGATAAGAATCAAAATAATCAAGAAGCAGAAGAAAAATTTAGAGAAGCCAACGAGGCGTATGAAGTTCTTCGTAATCCTCAAAAACGCGCTCTTTATGATCAATACGGACATGCTGCTTTTGAAAATGGAGGCCCTTCATCTCAAAGCTCTGCTGGATTTGGATCTACAATGAACAGCAGCAGTGTTTTTGCCGATATTTTTGAAGATATTTTCGGCGCAGCTTCAGGTTCATGGGGGAATAAACGATCATCCTCGACAAAAGAACCTGGAGCAGACCTTCGTTATAATGTGGAAATTTCACTTGAAGAAGCATTTTCTGGAAAAAATATGCAAGTCAGAATTCCTAGTATTATTAAATGCAATACTTGTGATGGATCTGGAGCAAAGCCAGGAACAACTCCTAAAACTTGTAATACCTGTAGTGGTTCTGGAACTGTATATACCACTGCTCAAAGCTTTTTTTCAATTGAAAGAACATGTCATAGTTGTAAAGGGTCAGGACAAATTATATCTAATCCTTGTGCTAAATGCTATGGACAAGGTCGCGTAGAAGAAGAGCAAATCGTATCTTTCGATATCCCACCAGGAGCTGGTGATGGAACTCGTATCAGGTTATCAGGTAAAGGTGAAGCAGGTCTGAATGGCGGAAATGCAGGAGATCTGTATATTTTTATATCTGTAAAGAAACATCAATTTTTTCAAAGGGATGGTGCAAATTTATACTGTAAAGTGCCTATATCTATGATTACTGCGACAATTGGAGGTAAATTTGAAGTTGCAACTCTTGATGCTACGCAATCTAGGGTAACAGTGCCAGAAGGCACACAGACAGGAAAGCAATTTCGTCTTAAAGGAAAAGGGATGCCAATCCTCCATTCTGGTCGAAAAGGAGATCTATATGTCCAGATTCAAGTAGAAACACCACAGAAATTAAATAGCCGTCAGCGCGAGATATTAGAAGAGTTTGAAAAAATATCTTCAAAAGATAACAGTCCTCAATCTATAGGATTTTTCTCAAAAATGAAGGATTTCTTTGACACACTTGGAGGATGATTTTACAAATTAAAGAGTCAAATATTATACTAATTGCTTTATAAGTAGTTGGTCAAACTTTAATATACAAATAACGATATATTAAAATT from Candidatus Liberibacter americanus str. Sao Paulo includes the following:
- the dnaK gene encoding molecular chaperone DnaK, giving the protein MSKVIGIDLGTTNSCVAVMDGKNVRVIENAEGARTTPSMIAFTDDGERIVGQPAKRQAVTNPHNTIFAAKRLIGRRYDDSIIKKDAELVPYKIVKGKKGDAWIEAHGKQYSPSEISAIVLQKMKETAENFLGEKVDKAVITVPAYFNDAQRQATKDAGRIAGLDVLRIINEPTAAALAYGLEKKEGKTIIVFDFGGGTFDVSVLEIGDGVFEVKSTNGDTFLGGEDFDSCLVEHICNTFKKENGIDLKKDTLALQRLKEAAEKAKIELSSTQKTEINLPFISANNSGAQHLNMSITRSQFEALVGHLIQKTIEPCKKCLEDAGLSPSDIDEVVLVGGMTRMPKIQESVQNFFKKSPNKGVNPDEVVAMGAAIQAGVLQGDVKDVLLLDVTPLSLGIETLGGIFTPLIERNSTIPTKKSQVFSTASDNQSAVTIRVSQGERKMASDNKLLGQFDLVGIPNAPRGVPQIEVTFDIDANGIVHVSAKDKGTGKEQQIRIQASGGLSEEEIEKMVKDAEMHSEMDKKRREDVESKNQAESLIHSTEQSLKEHGDKVSEEDRNSIQEAIDKLKSAVNDTESDENSIKEATQKLMEVSMNLGKAIYEAQEKQAKTENSSQDSTNEKEDTKPSKDDIIDADYEEIKDEKKKT
- a CDS encoding ribonuclease D, with the translated sequence MMSNIRVHNGDIPVECIDMYTDAIAVDTETLGLVPRRDRLCVVQLSPGDGTADIIQISKDQKNAPNLEIMLSDRKREKIFHYGRFDIAVLLNKFGFVVAPVFCTKIASRLVRTYTNYHGLKDNLKEMLGVEISKSKQSSEWDADVLSYEQLEYAASDVIYLHALRKKLIEKLEKLDRMHLANSCFDFIASRAELDLLGWDNIDIFAHS
- a CDS encoding RsmB/NOP family class I SAM-dependent RNA methyltransferase, giving the protein MRLGGQITAAIEILTDINNYKKTAINALKDWEISHRFAGSSDRASINNIVYDVIRKRLSSAYIMDDDNPASLVYAIIIKEWNIPFEEITIILKNDRFAPPLPKESTIASLNCRQLENAPLHIQGNIPEWLQASIQSNFKSNWLLEVKGLSERPPLDLRTNTLKVSRQKLLKKLQCYDINYSPISRFGLRIPATKRTLRLPNIKNEISFQRGWFEIQDEGSQIVSDLAARKSGHQILDFCSGGGGKTLALSMLLNNKGQIHAWDKNKNRMAPIVARIKRSGAHNIQLHNNLKSLQHLYKHFTTVLVDAPCSGTGTWRRRPEIKWKLSIKNLQERIEEQKHILQESSKFVRPGGYLIYITCSILPEENIQQIHIFLENNPFFKIDPIIDDWNTLYNIEAPNSLLLENGCCTLTPASTNTDGFFFCRLKHHT
- a CDS encoding imelysin family protein; this encodes MKYILFIRFFTSIIIFLINPLSLPNALAAVNPIDVLQHYAYVAHARYEDALNSAKQLDNAIDALIAFPSKEKLDDARLKWIKARIPYQQSEVNRFISPTINELNKKINEWPIDEGFIDYVDISYIQDDNENELYNANIIANSKISVNGQEIDISVLTPELIRKLHGANGVSRNVTTGYHAIEFLLWGQDLQTKTRKAGDRPYTDFSIKKCTGGNCKKRADYLKIASTLLISDLEKMAKSWSAEGETTKLLMKDIKSGLNLMIKGMTYMSYGELAGDRMNLGLVLHDPEQEIDRFSDNTHASYLNNIIGIASSYTGEYTRINSEKISGASISDLIRNNYKNLDIEINNKLYDTLKDAYIMAEHASHVESYDQMINDNNPIGNKIVRNVIDDLIRQTESLRKLRIVFDLKEADVT
- the dnaJ gene encoding molecular chaperone DnaJ, which gives rise to MKKADYYKILGVDRNASDRELKAAFRNMAMKYHPDKNQNNQEAEEKFREANEAYEVLRNPQKRALYDQYGHAAFENGGPSSQSSAGFGSTMNSSSVFADIFEDIFGAASGSWGNKRSSSTKEPGADLRYNVEISLEEAFSGKNMQVRIPSIIKCNTCDGSGAKPGTTPKTCNTCSGSGTVYTTAQSFFSIERTCHSCKGSGQIISNPCAKCYGQGRVEEEQIVSFDIPPGAGDGTRIRLSGKGEAGLNGGNAGDLYIFISVKKHQFFQRDGANLYCKVPISMITATIGGKFEVATLDATQSRVTVPEGTQTGKQFRLKGKGMPILHSGRKGDLYVQIQVETPQKLNSRQREILEEFEKISSKDNSPQSIGFFSKMKDFFDTLGG